The Apium graveolens cultivar Ventura chromosome 6, ASM990537v1, whole genome shotgun sequence genome contains a region encoding:
- the LOC141664196 gene encoding actin-related protein 3-like isoform X1 yields MTGVLVDVGDGATHIVHVADGYFIGSSIRSIPLLGKDVTLFIQQLMRERGEHIPSEDSLKVARKDLIACSQVCRYLSFVASDETLWRHF; encoded by the exons ATGACAGGAGTATTAGTAGATGTTGGTGATGGGGCTACCCATATTGTACATGTTGCAGATGGTTATTTTATTGGCAGTAGCATTAGGTCAATTCCTCTTTTAGGGAAAGATGTGACTCtatttattcagcaactcatgcGG GAAAGAGGGGAGCATATTCCTTCTGAAGATTCTCTTAAAGTAGCTCGAAAG GATCTTATTGCATGCTCACAAGTCTGTAGATATCTCAGCTTTGTTGCTTCTGATGAAACCCTGTGGCGTCACTTTTGA
- the LOC141664196 gene encoding actin-related protein 3-like isoform X2, protein MTGVLVDVGDGATHIVHVADGYFIGSSIRSIPLLGKDVTLFIQQLMRERGEHIPSEDSLKVARKVKESYFYTCSDIVKRDEEETI, encoded by the exons ATGACAGGAGTATTAGTAGATGTTGGTGATGGGGCTACCCATATTGTACATGTTGCAGATGGTTATTTTATTGGCAGTAGCATTAGGTCAATTCCTCTTTTAGGGAAAGATGTGACTCtatttattcagcaactcatgcGG GAAAGAGGGGAGCATATTCCTTCTGAAGATTCTCTTAAAGTAGCTCGAAAGGTAAAGGAATCTTATTTTTACACTTGCTCTGATATTGTCAAG CGTGATGAAGAAGAAACGATTTAG